A window of the Tunturibacter empetritectus genome harbors these coding sequences:
- a CDS encoding flagellar motor switch protein FliM, whose translation MGKQLGQGDIDALFAAAGANASAKPEGAEGEVVLERYDFSSAGQISNDQMRAISSVNDLFARNLMHTLGAWLRTPFKMKLVAGEQLPFSEFLERLSSPNYICSIRLEPLGAVGLLELELALASPIVDVLLGGVGRAWPARELTDIEDAILTSVVQMTVQELNLAWQSVGLEFVFEKRESEAAVARMLTSGEKTLCVSFEARMPEAQGAMNLCLPAVVLNAILRRLISEGDRPKRRSKEAQARVRQLMGEVKFGAALQFPSMRLRASELAALEPGMVLRLPLAKHAISELRVGGLQLGRAHPVRTGEHRGAQLEGAIESEDLSGVLETQSAAETMSVN comes from the coding sequence ATGGGAAAGCAGCTTGGGCAGGGAGATATTGATGCGCTGTTTGCGGCGGCTGGGGCGAATGCTTCGGCGAAACCTGAAGGAGCCGAGGGGGAGGTGGTGCTGGAGCGGTATGACTTCAGCAGCGCGGGGCAGATCAGCAACGATCAGATGCGGGCGATCAGTTCGGTGAACGACTTGTTTGCGAGGAATTTGATGCACACCTTGGGGGCGTGGTTGAGGACTCCATTCAAGATGAAGCTGGTCGCAGGGGAGCAGCTCCCATTCAGCGAATTTCTGGAACGGCTCTCCTCTCCGAATTACATCTGTTCGATTCGGCTGGAGCCACTGGGAGCTGTTGGGTTGCTGGAGCTGGAGCTGGCGTTGGCATCACCAATCGTGGATGTTCTGCTGGGCGGGGTGGGGCGAGCGTGGCCAGCGCGAGAGTTGACCGATATTGAAGATGCGATTCTGACGTCGGTTGTGCAGATGACGGTGCAGGAGCTGAACCTGGCTTGGCAGTCGGTCGGGCTGGAGTTCGTCTTTGAGAAGCGCGAGTCAGAGGCGGCGGTGGCCCGGATGTTGACTTCTGGAGAAAAGACGCTGTGCGTGAGCTTCGAGGCGCGTATGCCTGAGGCTCAGGGCGCGATGAATCTCTGTCTGCCGGCGGTTGTGCTGAATGCGATTCTGCGGCGTTTGATCTCTGAAGGGGATCGTCCCAAGAGGCGATCGAAGGAGGCGCAGGCAAGGGTGCGGCAATTGATGGGCGAGGTAAAGTTCGGCGCTGCCTTGCAGTTTCCTTCGATGAGACTTCGAGCGAGTGAGCTAGCGGCTCTGGAACCGGGGATGGTCCTGCGTCTGCCGTTGGCGAAACACGCTATCTCCGAGTTGCGGGTTGGCGGCTTGCAGCTGGGAAGAGCGCACCCGGTGAGGACCGGTGAACACCGTGGGGCTCAGCTAGAGGGCGCGATCGAGAGTGAAGACCTAAGCGGCGTTTTGGAGACTCAGAGCGCAGCCGAAACGATGAGTGTGAACTAA
- the flhA gene encoding flagellar biosynthesis protein FlhA: protein MAKLQTLMLPVAAISIVFVMIIPVPSVMLDILLAASITASVIVFLTAVQVRRAVDFSVFPTLLLLLTLFRLSLNLASSRRILLHGQEGTHAAGSVIEAFGQFVVGGNYVVGLVLFLALIAIQFLVVSHGAVRTAEVTARFTLDALPGKQMAIDADMNAGLIDEQGARKRRQAIAREAEFYGAMDGAAKFNQRDSLATILITAINIVAGLLIGVLQHGTDLATAVKTYTILTVGDGLVTMIPSLLVSIAGGMVLTRASSAGSLDEELGTQLLKGRNTLWIACGVLLGLALIPGLPKLSFVLLAVGVGLIARRLPAAKEASLLLAEEAAEANVKGDKAKAGDAAKGENLASLLKMDDLTLEIGFQLIPMVDEKQGGQMLNRVRALRRHLATELGFIVPPIHITDNLRLKPREYVVSLRGIEIARWQTEQNWLLAVNSDPKARVLPGVETKEPAFGVQARWIQPGLEEQALAAGYSVVDQTTVIGTHLGELIRRHAHELLGRQEVKRLLDSLNESHPKLVEELVPKLMTLGEVQRVLQQLLREQVSIRDLGAILEILVEAAQQSKNVVHLVESVRQSLGKGLVHSLLDNEGGLKVLVLDPELESELQQTFDPQGAGLLLGDGARPAGMRSDFLKRLVESVKRLTGGASTSALPVLLCPSPARYHVRRWLEPFLPKVTVLAPGEIPPEIRVRSIGTVG from the coding sequence ATGGCGAAGCTGCAGACGTTGATGCTGCCGGTGGCTGCGATCAGCATAGTGTTCGTCATGATTATCCCGGTACCGAGTGTGATGCTGGATATTCTGCTGGCTGCCTCCATTACGGCTTCAGTGATTGTGTTCTTGACGGCGGTGCAGGTGCGGAGAGCGGTGGACTTCTCCGTGTTTCCTACGCTGCTTTTGCTGCTGACACTATTTCGGCTGTCGTTGAATCTGGCTTCGAGCCGCAGGATTCTGCTGCATGGACAGGAGGGAACGCACGCGGCTGGCTCGGTGATTGAGGCGTTTGGGCAGTTTGTAGTGGGCGGAAACTATGTCGTCGGGCTGGTGCTGTTTCTTGCGCTGATCGCAATTCAGTTTCTTGTGGTGAGCCACGGGGCGGTGAGAACTGCGGAGGTTACGGCGCGGTTCACCCTCGATGCTCTGCCGGGTAAGCAGATGGCGATCGATGCGGATATGAACGCCGGCCTGATAGATGAGCAGGGAGCGAGGAAGCGAAGACAGGCCATTGCGCGGGAGGCTGAGTTCTACGGCGCGATGGACGGTGCGGCGAAGTTCAATCAGCGGGACTCGCTGGCGACGATCTTGATTACGGCGATCAACATTGTGGCGGGATTGTTGATCGGTGTGCTGCAGCATGGCACAGATCTCGCCACCGCTGTGAAGACTTACACCATTCTGACAGTGGGCGATGGCCTGGTGACGATGATTCCCAGCCTGCTGGTTTCGATTGCGGGCGGCATGGTGTTGACGCGGGCTTCGTCTGCGGGGTCGCTTGATGAAGAGCTGGGAACGCAGCTTTTGAAGGGGCGCAACACGCTTTGGATCGCTTGTGGCGTGTTGCTTGGATTGGCTCTAATTCCCGGACTGCCGAAGCTGTCGTTTGTGTTGCTGGCGGTTGGGGTTGGGTTGATTGCGCGGCGGCTGCCTGCGGCGAAGGAGGCCTCTCTGTTGTTGGCGGAGGAGGCGGCTGAAGCGAATGTGAAGGGCGATAAGGCGAAGGCGGGGGATGCGGCGAAGGGCGAGAATCTGGCTTCGTTGCTGAAAATGGATGACCTGACGCTGGAGATTGGATTCCAGCTGATTCCGATGGTGGATGAGAAGCAAGGGGGACAAATGCTCAACCGCGTTCGTGCACTGCGTAGGCATCTGGCGACCGAGCTTGGGTTTATCGTTCCGCCGATTCATATCACGGACAACCTGCGGCTGAAGCCTCGGGAGTATGTGGTGAGTCTTCGCGGGATTGAGATTGCGCGTTGGCAGACGGAGCAGAACTGGTTGCTGGCTGTGAACTCGGATCCGAAGGCGCGGGTGCTGCCTGGTGTGGAGACGAAGGAGCCGGCGTTTGGCGTGCAGGCGCGGTGGATTCAGCCGGGGCTGGAAGAGCAGGCTCTGGCTGCGGGCTACTCGGTGGTGGACCAGACGACAGTGATTGGGACGCACCTGGGCGAGCTGATCCGCAGACATGCTCATGAGCTGCTGGGACGGCAGGAGGTGAAGCGTCTGCTTGACAGCCTCAACGAGAGTCATCCGAAGCTGGTGGAAGAGTTGGTGCCGAAGCTGATGACGCTCGGCGAGGTGCAGCGTGTGCTACAGCAGCTGCTTCGCGAGCAGGTTTCGATCCGCGACCTGGGGGCGATCCTCGAGATTTTGGTGGAGGCCGCGCAGCAGTCGAAGAACGTGGTGCACCTGGTGGAGAGTGTGCGGCAGTCGTTGGGGAAAGGGCTGGTGCACTCTCTGCTGGATAACGAGGGCGGCCTGAAGGTGCTGGTGCTTGATCCGGAGTTGGAGAGCGAGTTGCAGCAGACCTTTGATCCCCAGGGAGCGGGGTTGCTGCTGGGAGATGGTGCGCGCCCAGCGGGGATGCGATCGGACTTTTTGAAACGCCTGGTGGAATCTGTGAAACGCCTAACCGGAGGAGCCTCGACCTCGGCACTCCCCGTGCTTCTATGTCCGAGTCCGGCCCGTTATCACGTGCGGCGTTGGCTGGAGCCGTTTCTGCCCAAGGTGACGGTGTTGGCACCGGGAGAAATTCCTCCGGAGATTCGGGTTCGGAGCATTGGCACGGTTGGGTAG
- a CDS encoding DMT family transporter codes for MPRQLSPTTLAHLLLLAVVIIWGATFVLVKDALQDISPLLFNLFRMALAFIALAIVNYRQLRDINRETIVSGVIVGLFLAAGYQFQTTGLARTTAAKSALITGLVVVFVPLFTLIPAIRPQGTPPPRWTSAIGAILAFAGLLLLTTPAGTSWRNLSSSIGAGDLLTLGCSIAFAAHLLSLAHTSRKVPTAQLAALQIGAAAFLMAITLPLGGRPHLTLTLRLVTALAITSLLATAAAFTIQSWAQQHLPPTHTAILLTLEPIFACLTSFFVLHEHLGRRSLLGAALILSGIAFIETFPSEAPIPTYPA; via the coding sequence TTGCCACGCCAACTAAGCCCCACCACCCTGGCCCACCTCTTACTTCTCGCGGTCGTCATCATCTGGGGGGCCACCTTCGTTTTAGTAAAAGATGCGCTCCAGGACATCTCACCCCTGCTATTCAATCTGTTCAGAATGGCTCTTGCCTTCATCGCCCTAGCCATCGTGAACTATCGTCAACTCCGCGACATTAACCGCGAAACCATAGTGTCCGGCGTCATCGTCGGACTCTTCCTCGCCGCTGGATACCAGTTCCAAACCACCGGCCTAGCCCGCACCACCGCGGCGAAGTCCGCCCTGATCACCGGTTTGGTCGTAGTCTTCGTCCCCCTCTTCACCCTCATCCCTGCGATTCGCCCGCAAGGAACACCACCTCCCCGCTGGACATCCGCCATCGGAGCCATCCTCGCCTTCGCCGGGCTTCTCCTACTCACTACGCCCGCCGGAACATCCTGGCGGAATCTCTCCAGCAGCATCGGTGCGGGAGATCTACTCACACTGGGTTGCTCCATAGCCTTCGCCGCCCATCTCCTGTCGTTGGCTCATACCTCCCGCAAGGTCCCAACCGCCCAGCTCGCCGCTCTCCAGATCGGAGCAGCTGCATTCCTGATGGCCATTACCCTACCCTTAGGCGGAAGGCCTCATCTCACCCTCACGCTTCGGTTAGTCACAGCGCTCGCCATTACCAGCCTCCTTGCGACAGCCGCAGCCTTCACCATCCAAAGCTGGGCGCAGCAGCACCTACCCCCCACCCACACCGCGATCCTCCTCACTCTCGAGCCCATCTTCGCCTGCCTTACCTCATTCTTCGTCCTGCACGAACATCTAGGCCGCCGTTCTCTCCTGGGAGCTGCTCTCATTCTCTCTGGGATCGCCTTCATCGAGACCTTTCCCTCGGAAGCTCCAATCCCTACCTACCCGGCCTGA
- a CDS encoding FliM/FliN family flagellar motor switch protein, protein MEKVTGSDGITGIDAGMGLLCDIELDATLQFGSRDMSLREVLELGPGDVVELDRHVSEPVDLVVGDRIVARGEVVVVSGNFALRITEVATPQLRLESIRCLF, encoded by the coding sequence ATGGAGAAGGTGACGGGTTCGGATGGGATTACAGGAATTGATGCTGGGATGGGACTGTTGTGTGACATTGAGCTGGATGCGACCTTGCAGTTCGGTTCGCGTGATATGTCGCTGCGAGAGGTACTGGAGCTTGGACCGGGAGACGTGGTGGAGCTGGACCGTCATGTGTCCGAACCGGTGGACCTTGTAGTGGGAGACAGAATCGTGGCTCGGGGCGAGGTGGTTGTCGTCAGCGGCAACTTCGCGCTGCGCATCACGGAAGTGGCTACGCCGCAGTTGAGACTGGAGAGCATTCGATGCCTTTTCTAA
- a CDS encoding amidohydrolase: MKPFTLTATLLLTTLVQAQKTPPDTIYLHGNILTGTHLRPNDPSPTPAKVQALAIAKGKVLAAGTDAEILKLKAPKTRIIDLHNAFAMPGFNDAHTHMASAGRQQLSINLDGVRSLAEMQQRIRTYAAKAQPGSWLQGGGWDHTLWPGAKLPTREDIDPITQGHPCILERVDGHIALANSAALAAAGITDETPNPQGAKIDHDSSGNPTGILRESAATNLVFNKIPSPGPEERTKALNLAINDALAHGVTSVQDYSDWEDFLALEELEDANKLHLRFAEWLPFDKPLEVLKERRASHPTDDPLLHLTMLKAFMDGSLGSRTAALDEPYSDDPNNSGLPRYDQNKLTQLASERAAAGFQLGFHAIGDRANAMALNAFGAADQVATLAPPTPNPNTRGPDNSSPDNPDAHIVTTPAALRFRIEHAQVLMPEDFDRFASEGVIASMQPSHLLTDMKWATDRLGPDRAKYAYAWKSFLDHNVTLAFGTDYPVESINPFRGLYAAITRQNEAGTQTFQPQEKISLNEALYAYTQASAFAEFREHQKGRLEPGYLADLIVLDRDITTATPQQLLHTTILRTIVNGKTVYSSPKPNAGASN; this comes from the coding sequence GTGAAACCCTTCACTCTCACCGCCACTCTCCTCCTAACCACCCTCGTCCAGGCGCAGAAGACTCCGCCTGACACCATCTACCTCCATGGCAACATCCTCACCGGCACCCACCTCCGCCCCAACGACCCCTCCCCCACCCCCGCAAAGGTCCAGGCCCTCGCCATTGCCAAAGGAAAGGTCCTCGCCGCCGGCACCGATGCCGAGATCCTCAAACTGAAGGCCCCGAAGACCCGCATCATCGACCTGCACAACGCCTTCGCCATGCCCGGCTTCAACGACGCCCACACCCACATGGCCTCCGCTGGCCGCCAGCAACTCTCCATCAACCTCGATGGAGTCAGATCCCTCGCCGAGATGCAGCAACGCATCCGCACCTACGCCGCCAAAGCCCAGCCCGGCTCCTGGCTCCAGGGCGGCGGCTGGGACCACACCCTCTGGCCCGGAGCCAAACTCCCCACCCGCGAGGACATCGACCCGATCACCCAGGGCCACCCCTGCATCCTCGAGCGGGTAGACGGCCACATCGCACTTGCCAACTCCGCCGCCCTCGCCGCCGCCGGCATCACCGACGAGACCCCAAACCCCCAGGGGGCCAAAATTGACCACGACTCCTCCGGCAACCCCACCGGCATCCTCCGCGAATCCGCCGCGACTAACCTCGTCTTCAACAAAATCCCCTCGCCCGGCCCCGAGGAGCGCACCAAAGCCCTCAACCTCGCCATCAACGACGCCCTCGCCCATGGCGTCACCAGCGTCCAGGACTACTCCGACTGGGAGGACTTCCTCGCCCTCGAAGAGTTAGAGGACGCGAACAAACTCCACCTCCGCTTCGCCGAGTGGCTCCCCTTCGACAAACCCCTCGAGGTCCTCAAGGAGCGCCGCGCCAGCCACCCCACCGACGACCCGCTCCTCCACCTCACCATGCTCAAGGCCTTCATGGACGGTTCCCTCGGCTCCCGCACCGCAGCCCTCGATGAGCCCTACTCCGACGACCCCAACAACTCCGGCCTCCCCCGTTACGACCAGAACAAGCTCACCCAACTAGCCTCCGAGCGCGCCGCCGCAGGCTTCCAGCTGGGCTTCCACGCCATCGGCGACCGTGCCAACGCCATGGCCCTCAATGCCTTCGGGGCCGCAGACCAGGTCGCCACCCTCGCCCCGCCAACCCCCAACCCCAACACCCGCGGCCCTGATAACTCCAGCCCTGATAACCCCGACGCCCACATCGTCACCACCCCCGCAGCCCTCCGCTTCCGCATAGAACACGCCCAGGTCCTGATGCCCGAAGACTTTGACCGCTTCGCGAGCGAGGGCGTCATCGCCTCCATGCAACCCTCCCACCTCCTCACCGACATGAAGTGGGCCACCGACCGCCTCGGCCCCGACCGCGCGAAGTACGCCTATGCCTGGAAGAGCTTCCTCGACCACAACGTCACCCTCGCCTTCGGAACCGATTACCCGGTGGAGTCCATCAACCCCTTCCGCGGACTCTACGCCGCCATCACCCGCCAGAACGAAGCCGGCACCCAGACCTTCCAGCCACAGGAAAAAATCTCCCTCAACGAGGCCCTCTACGCCTACACCCAGGCCTCCGCCTTCGCCGAGTTTCGCGAACACCAGAAGGGCCGTCTCGAACCCGGATACCTCGCCGACCTCATCGTTCTAGACCGCGACATCACCACCGCAACCCCGCAGCAACTCCTCCACACCACGATCCTTCGCACCATCGTGAACGGCAAAACGGTCTACTCGTCACCGAAGCCCAACGCCGGAGCGAGCAACTAG
- a CDS encoding trypsin-like peptidase domain-containing protein, with translation MDTPKNTSSTLLERVRTHRLATTFTLLATLSVGILAGSILTRNVSGKEQSEVNSSDAKPLVIPSPVALSNGFSQIVKQVGPAVVNINTEELPKPSTSRRGRRGTQKTPQPSDPNGDDDSQQSPGDMQDFFNRFFGGGQGGDDGDGGAAGERRALGSGFIVDPRGYIITNNHVVDKADKIYVKLSTDPDGGPGDEGRHATVIGVDKDTDIAVIKIDTKEPLPTVKLGNSDGAQVGDWVLAIGSPFALSKTVTAGIISAKNRSIDEPSPNGVSQTQFQRFIQTDAAINPGNSGGPLVDMAGQVVGMNTAIYTQSMGSQGVGFAMPANIIATVYNMLIGPEHKVVRGSIGIQFQVAQSSAVNRVYGFSSGVIVGVVTPNGGAAKAGIQAGDVIVSIDGRNIKDGDDLVNDISARHVGSTVKLGYLRDGKQNTANVVIGDRAKTYADITGQPDDTSTPQEADAGEGKLGITVSVIPASLAAKVGIKGGVIVTNVRPGSFADEIGLGKGTIITAINRKPVTDEASYRAIVSTLKSKDDVVFVIQSATQKNLNSYVGGTLP, from the coding sequence ATGGATACACCGAAGAACACATCCTCCACCTTGCTCGAACGCGTCCGAACCCATCGCCTCGCCACGACGTTCACCCTTCTCGCCACATTGTCGGTCGGCATACTCGCAGGTTCAATTCTCACGCGCAATGTCAGCGGCAAAGAGCAGTCTGAGGTCAACTCCAGCGACGCCAAACCGCTCGTCATTCCCTCTCCGGTCGCGCTCTCCAATGGCTTCTCCCAGATCGTCAAACAGGTCGGACCCGCCGTCGTCAATATCAATACTGAAGAGCTACCCAAGCCATCAACCAGCAGACGTGGCAGACGCGGCACGCAGAAAACACCCCAGCCGAGCGACCCCAACGGGGACGATGACAGCCAGCAGTCCCCAGGCGATATGCAGGACTTCTTCAACCGCTTCTTCGGAGGCGGCCAGGGTGGCGACGATGGCGACGGTGGTGCTGCGGGCGAACGCCGCGCGCTCGGCTCCGGCTTCATCGTCGATCCTCGCGGCTACATCATCACCAACAACCACGTCGTCGATAAAGCCGACAAGATCTACGTAAAGCTCTCCACCGACCCGGACGGCGGTCCCGGTGACGAAGGCCGTCATGCCACCGTGATCGGCGTCGACAAAGACACCGACATCGCTGTTATCAAGATCGACACCAAAGAGCCGCTCCCCACCGTCAAGCTCGGCAACTCCGACGGCGCACAGGTCGGCGACTGGGTCCTCGCCATCGGCAGCCCCTTCGCCCTCTCAAAGACCGTGACCGCCGGCATCATCTCCGCCAAGAACCGCAGCATCGACGAGCCTAGCCCCAACGGCGTCTCTCAAACCCAGTTCCAGCGCTTCATCCAGACTGACGCCGCCATCAATCCCGGCAACTCCGGCGGCCCGCTCGTCGACATGGCAGGCCAGGTCGTCGGCATGAACACCGCCATCTACACCCAGTCCATGGGCTCGCAAGGTGTCGGATTCGCCATGCCCGCCAACATCATCGCCACCGTCTACAACATGCTCATCGGACCCGAACATAAGGTGGTTCGTGGCTCCATCGGCATTCAGTTCCAGGTCGCACAGTCTTCTGCTGTCAACCGGGTGTATGGCTTCTCGAGCGGCGTTATCGTTGGCGTCGTCACACCCAATGGCGGCGCAGCAAAGGCCGGCATTCAAGCAGGCGACGTCATCGTCTCGATCGATGGCCGGAACATCAAAGATGGCGATGATCTGGTCAATGACATCTCAGCCCGCCATGTCGGCTCAACTGTAAAGCTAGGCTACCTCCGCGACGGCAAGCAGAACACCGCGAATGTAGTCATCGGTGATCGTGCCAAGACTTATGCCGACATCACCGGCCAGCCCGACGACACCTCTACCCCGCAGGAGGCTGATGCAGGAGAGGGCAAGCTTGGCATTACCGTCTCGGTGATCCCGGCCTCCTTAGCAGCCAAGGTGGGAATCAAGGGTGGCGTCATCGTCACCAACGTCCGCCCCGGCTCCTTCGCTGATGAGATTGGTCTCGGCAAAGGAACGATCATTACCGCAATCAATCGCAAACCCGTGACAGATGAGGCCAGCTATCGTGCCATCGTCTCCACCCTCAAATCTAAAGACGACGTAGTGTTTGTCATTCAGTCTGCCACCCAGAAAAACCTCAACTCCTACGTAGGCGGCACGCTGCCGTAG
- a CDS encoding peptidoglycan-binding domain-containing protein has protein sequence MQFGKQLLTSTLLLATALPCLALTHPRRGPTSHKVSSKHSKSAKPVGQRTIDDARATQIQTSLIKSGYLSGEASGHWDSQTQSAMQKFQEDNGWQTKLIPDSRAIIKLGLGPEQSSKVTNGTSAMTVSGVSPTSGFMKR, from the coding sequence ATGCAGTTTGGCAAACAACTTCTCACCTCGACGTTACTTCTGGCAACGGCACTCCCATGCCTGGCGTTGACTCACCCGCGTCGTGGCCCCACATCGCACAAGGTGTCGAGCAAACATTCTAAATCCGCAAAGCCAGTGGGTCAGCGAACCATCGACGATGCGCGAGCCACCCAGATCCAGACTTCCCTGATCAAGTCCGGCTATCTCTCCGGCGAGGCATCAGGCCATTGGGACTCCCAGACGCAATCAGCAATGCAGAAATTTCAGGAAGATAACGGCTGGCAGACAAAGTTGATCCCCGACTCCCGAGCCATCATCAAGCTCGGTCTCGGACCCGAACAGAGTTCCAAGGTGACGAACGGAACCTCTGCAATGACTGTCTCCGGTGTATCTCCAACCTCAGGTTTCATGAAGCGATAA
- a CDS encoding sigma-70 family RNA polymerase sigma factor, with the protein MNTDSSIPVQVGQKLSKGKLTGEQWTSLEAARFDEVMGIAEAGIFAPFTGEALVAQVDGSATERDLLLMEHLPTVRYLARRIHERLPQHVELDDLVSAGVVGLIDAFTKFDHKKKVQFKSYAQFRIRGAILDSLRTLDWSPRDLRRKGRAVEEAIRAVTQRVGRAPSEQEIAREMVLTLAEYQALLGDLKGLEIGSLHMERSEDSGDEELAYVPGAPEDDPLFRCLKGEMKQRLADAIDELPEKERMVLTLYYYEELTMKEIGLTLGVVESRVSQIHSSAVLRLRASLASLRPGDSVGVVKAKASKRNC; encoded by the coding sequence ATGAACACAGACAGTTCGATTCCGGTGCAGGTAGGGCAGAAGTTGTCGAAGGGGAAGCTGACGGGCGAGCAGTGGACGTCTTTGGAGGCTGCACGGTTTGACGAGGTGATGGGTATTGCGGAGGCGGGGATATTCGCTCCGTTTACCGGGGAGGCGCTGGTAGCACAAGTGGATGGCAGTGCCACGGAGCGGGACTTGCTTTTGATGGAGCATCTGCCGACGGTGCGTTACCTGGCGCGACGCATCCATGAACGTCTGCCTCAGCATGTGGAGTTGGACGACCTCGTCTCGGCCGGTGTCGTAGGTTTGATCGATGCCTTCACGAAGTTTGACCACAAGAAGAAGGTGCAGTTCAAGAGCTATGCGCAGTTCAGAATTCGCGGTGCGATTCTTGATTCGTTGCGGACGCTGGATTGGAGCCCGAGGGATCTGCGGCGGAAGGGCAGGGCGGTCGAAGAAGCGATTCGCGCAGTGACGCAGCGGGTTGGGCGAGCGCCATCGGAGCAGGAGATTGCGCGGGAGATGGTGTTGACGCTGGCAGAGTACCAGGCATTGCTAGGCGATCTGAAGGGGCTCGAGATTGGAAGCCTGCACATGGAGCGGTCGGAGGACTCTGGTGATGAGGAGCTTGCGTATGTTCCTGGTGCGCCGGAGGACGACCCGCTGTTTCGCTGCTTGAAGGGGGAGATGAAGCAGAGGCTTGCGGATGCGATCGATGAGCTTCCGGAGAAAGAGCGCATGGTGTTAACGCTTTACTACTACGAAGAGCTGACGATGAAAGAGATTGGGCTGACGCTGGGCGTGGTGGAGTCGAGGGTCTCTCAGATCCACTCTTCGGCGGTGCTGAGGCTGAGGGCGTCTCTTGCGAGTCTGCGGCCAGGCGACTCTGTCGGGGTTGTGAAGGCTAAGGCTTCGAAGCGCAATTGCTGA
- a CDS encoding EscU/YscU/HrcU family type III secretion system export apparatus switch protein, whose product MADKGTEQATPLRKKKAKEKGDSVHSRELLSAMAMLGGVVMLGAMSNGFVASWGKVYQESLRSATTNASGLNGQNGEQLFNVAVRRILVPSLLPVGLVMAASFAGALVSGVAQSGGVQIYTSAVEFKFSKLNPITNLGNLLSLRSATRLVKSLVPASVMVVLGWGALKALMIPMPVMSLLRLPATFSAAYGLALDAAWVTLAWSALDYAIEWRSWNQRLKMSKQEMREEMRDAMGNPQIKAKIRQIQRAMRKRKVKADMSRASVVITNPTHYAVALEFSFETMSAPTVLAKGRDLLAAEIREEARWAGVPIIENPPLARSLYKMVEPGQSIPFDLYAAVAGILAFLYRQKVEERVRQDRQAKEREQKAQLVGKLLDGRGNVGATGMVGMRGFGGGM is encoded by the coding sequence ATGGCAGATAAAGGCACAGAGCAGGCTACGCCACTACGAAAGAAGAAGGCAAAGGAGAAGGGCGACAGCGTTCATAGCCGGGAGTTGTTGTCGGCGATGGCGATGCTGGGCGGGGTGGTCATGCTTGGGGCGATGTCGAATGGGTTTGTTGCCAGCTGGGGCAAGGTGTATCAGGAGAGCCTGCGCTCGGCTACGACGAACGCGAGCGGCTTGAACGGGCAGAACGGCGAGCAGCTTTTTAATGTGGCGGTGCGGCGAATCCTTGTGCCCTCTCTTCTGCCGGTGGGGTTGGTGATGGCGGCGAGCTTCGCCGGGGCTCTGGTGTCGGGAGTGGCTCAGAGCGGAGGGGTGCAGATCTATACGAGTGCGGTTGAGTTCAAGTTTTCGAAGTTGAATCCGATTACGAATTTGGGGAACCTGCTCAGCTTGCGATCTGCGACGCGGTTGGTTAAGTCGTTGGTGCCGGCGTCGGTGATGGTGGTGTTGGGGTGGGGAGCCTTGAAGGCGTTGATGATTCCGATGCCTGTGATGAGCCTGCTGCGGCTGCCGGCTACGTTTTCTGCCGCGTATGGGCTGGCGCTCGATGCAGCGTGGGTCACGCTGGCGTGGTCCGCGCTGGACTACGCGATCGAGTGGAGGAGTTGGAATCAGCGCCTGAAGATGAGCAAGCAGGAGATGCGCGAAGAGATGCGCGATGCGATGGGCAATCCGCAGATCAAGGCGAAGATCAGGCAGATTCAGCGGGCGATGCGCAAGCGCAAGGTGAAGGCGGATATGTCGCGCGCGAGTGTGGTGATTACCAATCCCACGCACTATGCGGTGGCGTTGGAGTTCAGCTTCGAGACGATGTCGGCGCCGACGGTGCTGGCCAAGGGGCGCGATCTGCTGGCAGCGGAGATTCGCGAAGAGGCGCGGTGGGCGGGGGTTCCGATCATTGAGAATCCGCCGCTGGCGCGGAGTTTATACAAGATGGTCGAGCCGGGGCAGTCGATTCCATTCGATCTGTATGCGGCGGTGGCTGGAATTCTGGCTTTTCTGTATCGGCAGAAGGTTGAGGAGCGGGTGCGGCAGGATCGCCAGGCGAAAGAGCGCGAGCAGAAGGCTCAGCTTGTGGGAAAGCTGCTTGACGGGAGAGGCAATGTGGGAGCGACTGGGATGGTTGGAATGCGTGGCTTTGGAGGTGGGATGTGA